A genomic region of Rhizobium sp. NXC24 contains the following coding sequences:
- a CDS encoding cyclic nucleotide-gated ion channel, translated as MSALPFSKISEPLSALLAAIGLVTVAALTMPDMTGQTRLILEVLLAGIWAAYVLQLIETLIVRRTKKVRDKGPEIVVDVLAVLIPMAAFLFVGGRDQSLYCAIWLLKPLRGSNFFRLLGRVLTKEAPNLIGVTSIFGIVLFGAALAAYVIERDVQPDKFGSIPLAMWWAVVTLSTTGYGDEIPQSFAGRVLAGLVMMSGIGIFALWAGILATGFYEEVRRQDFVRNWQLVAAVPLFQKLGSAALIEIVRALRPRVVPAGTAICRKGDTGDQMFFIVEGRVSVATPHPVELGSGSFFGEMALISGEPRSATVSAVTEVSLLSLYSADFQMLSSSSPEIADIIRKTALERRGTTPKT; from the coding sequence ATGTCGGCACTCCCTTTCTCGAAGATTTCTGAGCCGCTGAGCGCGCTGCTTGCTGCAATCGGTCTCGTGACCGTTGCTGCGCTCACCATGCCGGACATGACCGGACAGACTAGGCTCATTCTGGAAGTCCTGCTTGCCGGCATCTGGGCTGCCTATGTCCTGCAATTGATCGAAACGCTGATCGTCCGTCGGACAAAAAAAGTTCGCGACAAGGGGCCGGAAATAGTCGTCGATGTGCTCGCCGTTCTCATCCCCATGGCTGCGTTCCTGTTCGTCGGCGGCCGCGACCAAAGCCTCTATTGTGCCATCTGGCTGCTGAAACCCCTGCGCGGCTCGAACTTCTTCCGACTATTGGGCAGGGTCCTCACTAAAGAGGCGCCCAACCTGATCGGCGTCACTTCGATCTTCGGCATTGTTCTATTCGGCGCGGCACTCGCAGCCTATGTCATCGAGCGCGATGTCCAGCCCGACAAGTTCGGCAGCATACCCCTGGCGATGTGGTGGGCGGTAGTGACCTTATCGACCACCGGCTACGGCGACGAGATTCCGCAAAGCTTCGCCGGCCGCGTTCTCGCCGGACTGGTTATGATGAGCGGCATCGGCATCTTTGCCCTTTGGGCCGGCATCCTCGCCACCGGCTTCTACGAAGAGGTCCGCCGCCAGGACTTCGTGCGCAATTGGCAGTTGGTTGCGGCCGTGCCGCTGTTCCAAAAACTTGGTTCTGCCGCACTGATCGAGATCGTACGGGCGCTGAGGCCGCGCGTCGTACCGGCGGGCACCGCAATCTGCCGCAAGGGCGACACGGGCGATCAGATGTTTTTCATCGTCGAAGGCCGCGTCAGCGTCGCGACACCACATCCGGTGGAGCTCGGCTCCGGCAGCTTCTTCGGCGAGATGGCGCTGATCAGCGGCGAACCCCGCTCGGCAACCGTCAGCGCCGTCACCGAGGTCTCGCTCCTCTCGCTCTATTCCGCCGACTTCCAGATGCTGTCCAGCAGCAGCCCGGAGATCGCCGACATCATTCGCAAAACAGCACTCGAGCGCCGCGGTACGACACCGAAGACTTGA
- a CDS encoding Hsp20 family protein has product MRHVDFSPLYRSTVGFDRLFTMLDSLAQPDQAQTYPPYNIERTGENTYRITMAVAGFDEKELSIEAHAHVLQVKGEKSEEPAEASEYLYRGIAKRAFERRFQLADHVEVQAASLKNGLLHIDLLRNIPEAMKPRRISIAAEPVETPKAIEARIN; this is encoded by the coding sequence ATGCGTCACGTAGATTTCTCTCCCCTTTATCGTTCCACCGTCGGTTTCGACCGTCTCTTCACCATGCTTGACAGCCTTGCGCAGCCGGATCAGGCCCAGACCTATCCGCCCTACAACATCGAGCGTACCGGTGAGAACACCTATCGCATCACCATGGCCGTTGCCGGTTTCGATGAAAAGGAACTGAGCATCGAGGCTCATGCCCATGTTCTCCAGGTCAAGGGTGAAAAGAGCGAGGAGCCGGCTGAGGCCAGCGAATATCTCTATCGCGGTATCGCCAAGCGCGCCTTCGAGCGCCGCTTCCAGCTCGCCGATCATGTCGAGGTCCAGGCGGCTTCGCTGAAGAATGGTCTGCTGCACATCGATCTGTTGCGCAACATTCCGGAAGCCATGAAGCCCCGCCGTATCTCCATCGCCGCCGAGCCGGTCGAGACCCCGAAGGCAATCGAGGCCCGTATCAACTAA
- a CDS encoding low specificity L-threonine aldolase, with the protein MFFASDNWAGAHAKIAERLLAESGGFAAAYGTSDLDQKIEAKFAEIFEREVAVFFVATGTAANSLSLASVQKPGGVSFCHPEAHVAEDECGAPDFFSGARLATVDGAAGKIDVKALVTKVARFPQDDLHHGRAAAVTITQATEIGTVYSLAEIDAIASVCKANSLPLHMDGARFANALVALGVSPAEMTWKRGVDILSFGGTKNGCWCAEAIVFFNPEQAKEMHFIRKRAAQLFSKSRFIAAQFDGYFEDGLWLDLARHSNRMADRLRAGIEQVATARLAWPTASNEVFAIISKSAAKTAEDRGAKFYEWPIPESRPELVNANETLIRLVTSFATTDDDVAGFLACLA; encoded by the coding sequence ATGTTTTTTGCTTCCGATAATTGGGCCGGCGCCCATGCCAAGATCGCCGAACGCCTCCTTGCCGAATCCGGCGGTTTCGCCGCAGCCTACGGCACCAGCGATCTCGACCAGAAGATTGAAGCTAAGTTCGCCGAGATCTTCGAGCGTGAGGTCGCCGTCTTCTTCGTCGCAACCGGCACGGCCGCCAATTCGCTGTCGCTCGCCAGCGTCCAGAAGCCGGGCGGCGTCAGCTTCTGCCATCCAGAAGCACATGTCGCCGAGGACGAATGCGGGGCGCCGGATTTCTTCAGCGGGGCGCGGCTGGCGACGGTCGATGGTGCGGCCGGTAAAATCGACGTGAAGGCGCTCGTCACCAAGGTCGCCCGCTTTCCGCAGGATGACCTCCATCATGGCCGCGCCGCGGCAGTGACCATCACCCAGGCAACGGAGATCGGCACGGTCTATTCACTCGCTGAAATCGACGCCATCGCCTCCGTCTGCAAGGCAAACAGCCTGCCACTGCACATGGATGGCGCCCGCTTCGCCAATGCGCTGGTCGCGCTCGGCGTCAGCCCGGCGGAAATGACCTGGAAGCGCGGCGTCGACATCCTTTCCTTCGGCGGCACCAAAAACGGCTGCTGGTGCGCGGAGGCGATCGTCTTCTTCAATCCGGAGCAGGCGAAGGAGATGCACTTCATCCGCAAACGCGCCGCCCAGCTTTTCTCCAAGTCGCGTTTCATCGCCGCCCAGTTCGACGGCTATTTCGAAGATGGCCTCTGGCTCGACCTTGCCCGCCATTCCAACCGTATGGCCGATCGCCTGCGCGCTGGCATCGAGCAGGTCGCCACCGCACGCCTCGCCTGGCCGACCGCCTCGAACGAAGTCTTTGCGATCATTTCGAAATCGGCCGCCAAGACCGCCGAGGACAGGGGTGCAAAGTTCTACGAATGGCCGATCCCGGAATCGCGCCCCGAGCTGGTAAACGCGAACGAGACACTGATCCGCCTCGTCACCAGCTTCGCCACGACAGATGACGATGTCGCCGGCTTCCTGGCTTGCCTCGCCTGA
- a CDS encoding DUF2000 domain-containing protein — MLPDIRLAIVINPDLPLGLIANTASAIAIGLGARFPTLAAQQLIDSEGRAIDISSNMPVPMLQADADTIRSLLLKALPPQGERAVVAFPAFARSLHDYREYEAMFPDRDLQMEAIDGLGIAGPSKWVKSLTGSLKLLR; from the coding sequence ATGCTTCCCGATATCCGCCTCGCCATCGTCATCAATCCGGATCTGCCGCTCGGGCTGATCGCCAATACCGCCAGCGCTATTGCGATCGGGCTGGGCGCGCGATTTCCTACGCTTGCGGCGCAGCAATTGATCGACAGCGAAGGGCGGGCCATCGACATCAGTTCGAACATGCCGGTTCCGATGCTGCAGGCGGATGCCGATACCATCCGGTCGCTGCTGCTGAAGGCATTGCCGCCGCAGGGCGAACGGGCGGTCGTCGCCTTTCCGGCATTTGCACGCTCTCTGCACGATTACAGGGAGTATGAGGCAATGTTTCCCGACCGAGACCTCCAAATGGAAGCGATTGACGGTCTGGGGATAGCGGGTCCGTCGAAATGGGTGAAATCGCTGACGGGCTCGCTGAAGCTGTTGCGCTGA
- a CDS encoding Lrp/AsnC family transcriptional regulator, which produces MPSALEPIDLRILEALQKDGRLTNQALSSEVGLSTSPCWRRVRQLEETGVIQGYTASLDRRQIGLGVLAFIRVKIDSHSEAEAEEFSRDLLKLSEVVACYSIAGDSDFLLQVVAADLDSYADFAMAAVRRLPRIKEMQTTFVLKEIKPFKGFPLGVGQR; this is translated from the coding sequence ATGCCCTCCGCACTTGAACCGATCGACCTGAGAATCCTCGAAGCACTCCAAAAGGACGGACGCCTGACCAATCAGGCACTTTCGTCCGAAGTCGGACTCTCCACCTCCCCATGCTGGCGGCGTGTGCGTCAATTGGAAGAAACAGGGGTCATCCAGGGCTATACGGCAAGCCTCGACAGGCGCCAGATCGGCCTCGGCGTCCTGGCTTTTATCAGGGTGAAGATCGATAGCCACAGCGAGGCCGAAGCCGAGGAATTCTCGCGCGACCTGCTAAAGCTGAGCGAAGTCGTAGCATGCTACAGCATCGCCGGAGACTCGGATTTCCTGCTGCAGGTCGTTGCAGCGGACCTCGACAGCTACGCGGATTTCGCGATGGCGGCCGTTCGCCGATTGCCCCGTATCAAGGAAATGCAGACGACGTTCGTGCTCAAGGAAATCAAGCCTTTCAAGGGGTTTCCGCTGGGTGTCGGGCAGCGATAA
- a CDS encoding LysR family transcriptional regulator — translation MLDLTQLRSFVAVEQMGSFTLAAERLGLGQPTVSQHIQRLETTLGRKLLARDTHRVVLTGDGEALLGHARQMLSIEGEVQQLFAGNSLRGTLRLGVSEDFVTSQLPDVLEEFVRSHPSVDLELTVALSGTLYEMQDNGDLDLVLAKRRLGDARGRLVYREPLVWLARDPERIRKLAAPLPLIAFPAPSVTRAVALEALRRQQVPWRIVCTCGSLSGLTAAARAGMGVLVQPRSMAPTGLSEIAPGWLPMLEDVEFVLVPRKGADQLLVSALSEDILAKVRGLRSI, via the coding sequence ATGCTTGATCTCACGCAATTGCGCAGCTTCGTTGCCGTCGAGCAGATGGGCAGCTTCACGCTCGCGGCCGAGCGGCTTGGCCTCGGCCAGCCCACGGTCAGCCAGCATATCCAGCGGCTGGAAACTACGCTTGGCCGCAAGCTTCTGGCCCGCGACACGCATCGAGTGGTGTTGACGGGCGACGGCGAGGCGCTGCTCGGCCATGCCCGGCAGATGCTGTCGATCGAGGGGGAGGTGCAGCAGCTCTTTGCCGGCAACAGTCTGCGCGGCACCCTGCGGCTCGGTGTCTCCGAGGATTTCGTCACCAGCCAGTTGCCGGATGTGCTGGAAGAATTCGTTCGCTCGCATCCTTCCGTCGATCTCGAATTGACGGTCGCGCTCAGCGGCACGCTCTATGAAATGCAGGACAATGGCGACCTCGACCTCGTTCTTGCCAAGCGCCGCCTCGGCGACGCCAGGGGGAGGCTCGTCTATCGTGAGCCGCTGGTCTGGCTGGCGCGCGATCCGGAGCGCATTCGCAAGCTCGCGGCGCCTTTACCGCTGATCGCCTTTCCCGCCCCAAGCGTTACCCGGGCCGTAGCGCTTGAGGCGCTGCGCCGTCAACAGGTGCCCTGGCGCATCGTCTGTACCTGCGGCAGCCTCAGCGGCCTGACGGCGGCGGCGCGTGCCGGCATGGGCGTCCTCGTTCAGCCCCGCAGCATGGCGCCAACAGGACTGTCGGAAATTGCGCCCGGTTGGCTGCCGATGCTGGAGGACGTCGAATTCGTGTTGGTGCCACGCAAGGGAGCGGATCAGTTGCTGGTCAGCGCCTTGTCGGAGGATATTCTGGCGAAGGTGAGAGGGCTGAGATCCATCTGA
- a CDS encoding bile acid:sodium symporter family protein, giving the protein MRRFLPDTFTILLVLTVLTASFFPVQGTSASYFGTATNFAIGLLFFLHGARLSRDVVIAGLLHWRLHLVILLTTFGIFPLLALAMGVLVPALLPQALYTGILFLSVLPSTVQSSIAFTSIAGGNVPAAICAASASNIFGMFLTPLLVGVLFSVGGHGGGFSWDVLEQIMLQLLAPFIAGQVLQPWIGNWIRSKKTILMPVDRGSILMVVYSAFSEAVVEGLWHAFSLVDIATVIVANIVLLALVLCITMFGSRALGFSRADEITITFCGSKKSLASGVPMANVIFAGQGIGAIVLPLMLFHQIQLMACAVIAQKYADAAKRREAAKAGVASKANGAPNAA; this is encoded by the coding sequence ATGCGCCGCTTTCTTCCAGACACTTTCACCATCCTCCTCGTGCTCACCGTGTTGACGGCATCCTTCTTCCCCGTGCAAGGGACCAGCGCCAGCTACTTCGGCACCGCCACCAATTTTGCCATCGGCCTGCTGTTCTTCCTGCACGGCGCGCGCCTGTCGCGGGATGTGGTCATTGCCGGTCTGCTGCATTGGCGGCTGCACCTGGTCATCCTGCTGACCACCTTCGGCATTTTCCCGCTCCTGGCTCTCGCCATGGGCGTGCTGGTACCGGCCCTTCTGCCGCAAGCGCTTTACACCGGCATCCTGTTCCTCAGCGTGCTGCCCTCAACGGTGCAGTCCTCGATCGCCTTCACCTCGATTGCCGGCGGCAATGTGCCGGCCGCGATCTGCGCCGCGTCGGCCTCCAATATTTTCGGCATGTTCCTGACGCCCCTGCTCGTCGGCGTGCTCTTCTCTGTTGGCGGCCATGGCGGTGGATTCTCCTGGGACGTGCTGGAGCAGATCATGCTGCAACTGCTCGCGCCCTTCATCGCCGGCCAGGTCCTGCAGCCGTGGATCGGCAATTGGATACGCTCGAAGAAGACGATCCTGATGCCGGTTGACCGTGGCTCGATCCTGATGGTCGTCTATTCGGCCTTCAGCGAGGCCGTCGTCGAGGGCCTGTGGCATGCCTTCTCGCTCGTCGATATCGCCACGGTCATCGTCGCCAACATCGTGCTTCTGGCGCTGGTGCTCTGCATCACCATGTTCGGCAGTCGCGCGCTCGGCTTCTCCCGCGCCGACGAGATCACCATCACCTTCTGCGGTTCGAAAAAATCGCTTGCGAGCGGCGTTCCGATGGCCAACGTCATCTTCGCCGGCCAGGGCATCGGCGCCATTGTCCTGCCACTGATGCTGTTTCACCAAATCCAGTTGATGGCCTGCGCCGTCATCGCCCAAAAATATGCGGATGCCGCCAAGAGGCGGGAAGCGGCCAAGGCGGGCGTGGCCTCCAAGGCGAACGGAGCCCCGAACGCCGCGTGA
- the gltB gene encoding glutamate synthase large subunit, translated as MTNRTPSMTFDHIAAAEAAATVNTSKRADRLASGGLPPKQGLYDPRNEHDACGVGFVAHMKGQKSHQIVRDGLFILENLTHRGAVGADPLMGDGAGILVQIPDRFFREEMALQGVTLPKAGEYGVGHFFLPRDEALIEHFKTAIKQVVAEEGQVLLGFRDVPVDNSSLSKAPDIAATEPHHVQVFIGAGRDAGTHEEFERRLFTLRKVISNRIYAEYEGEESNFYPVSLSSSTVVYKGMFLAYQVGAYYKDLADPRFESAVALVHQRFSTNTFPSWKLAHPYRMVAHNGEINTLRGNVNWMAARQASVSSPLFGDDISKLWPISYEGQSDTACFDNALEFLVRGGYSMAHAVMMLIPEAWAGNQLMAAERKAFYEYHAALMEPWDGPAAVAFTDGKQIGATLDRNGLRPARYLVTNDDRVIMASEAGVLPVEEEKIIQKWRLQPGKMLLIDMEKGRIISDDEVKSELATKHPYRSWLNRTQLILEDLKPVEPRALRRDVSLLDRQQAFGYTLEDTKILMSPMATTGQEAIGSMGTDTPISAMSDKPKLLYTYFKQNFAQVTNPPIDPIREELVMSLVSFIGPRPNLLDHTGMANAKRLEVRQPILTNGDLEKIRSIGHTEDRFDTKTLDFTYDVERGAEGMPEMLDRLCERAEAAVRGGYNIIVLSDRQIGPDRIAIPALLATAAVHHHLIRKGLRTSVGIVVETGEPREVHHFCLLAGYGAEAINPYLAFDTLLDMHQRGDFPKEVDASEVVYRYIKAVGKGILKVMSKMGISTYQSYCGAQIFDAIGLQQELVDKYFFGTATMIEGIGLETIAEETVARHKSAFGRDPILASTLDIGGEYAYRMRGESHAWTPDAVAALQHAVRGNAADRYREFSEMVNQSALRMNTIRGLFKIKGAETLGRKPISVDEVEPAVDIVKRFSTGAMSFGSISREAHTTLAIAMNRIGGKSNTGEGGEESDRYMPLFDGSPNPERSAIKQIASGRFGVTTEYLVNADVLQIKVAQGAKPGEGGQLPGHKVDATVAKTRHSTPGVGLISPPPHHDIYSIEDLAQLIFDLKNVNPTSDVSVKLVSEVGVGTVAAGVAKARADHITVAGFDGGTGASPLTSLKHAGSPWEIGLAETQQTLVLNGLRSRVALQVDGGLKTGRDVIVGALLGADEFGFATAPLIAAGCIMMRKCHLNTCPVGVATQDPVLRKRFKGTPEHVINYFFFVAEEVREILASLGATKLDDIIGASELLEKDDMLAHWKAKGLDFSRIFHKVDAPKEDTYWTTVQKHPIVDILDRKLIEKAEPALASKTPVAFEVDIKNVDRSAGAMLSGAVAKRYGHRGLKDDTINVTLRGTAGQSFGAFLARGVTFNLIGDGNDYVGKGLSGGRIIIRPPENSQISAEHSIIVGNTVLYGATEGECYFRGVAGERFAVRNSGAITVVEGVGDHGCEYMTGGVVVVLGETGRNFAAGMSGGVAYVLDEKGDFARRCNMAMVELEPVPEEDELLEKLHHHGGDLMHKGRVDVSGDMTRHDEERLYQLISNHFHYTGSTRAKEILDHWADYRPKFRKVMPVEYRRALEEMERSRMGVAAE; from the coding sequence ATGACGAACAGGACGCCGTCCATGACTTTTGACCATATCGCAGCAGCAGAGGCTGCCGCCACGGTCAATACGTCGAAACGTGCCGATCGTTTGGCCTCGGGAGGCCTCCCGCCGAAGCAGGGCCTCTATGATCCGCGCAATGAACATGATGCCTGCGGCGTTGGTTTTGTCGCGCATATGAAGGGCCAGAAGTCGCACCAGATCGTGCGCGACGGCCTGTTCATTCTGGAAAACCTGACGCATCGCGGCGCTGTCGGCGCCGATCCGCTGATGGGCGATGGCGCCGGCATTCTCGTGCAGATTCCGGACCGCTTCTTCCGCGAGGAAATGGCCTTGCAGGGCGTTACCCTGCCGAAGGCCGGCGAATATGGCGTCGGCCATTTCTTCCTGCCGCGCGACGAGGCGCTGATCGAGCATTTCAAGACCGCCATCAAGCAGGTCGTCGCCGAAGAGGGCCAGGTTCTGCTCGGCTTCCGCGATGTGCCGGTCGACAACTCCTCGCTCTCGAAGGCGCCTGACATCGCCGCTACAGAGCCGCATCATGTGCAGGTCTTCATCGGCGCCGGCCGCGATGCCGGCACGCATGAGGAATTCGAGCGCCGCCTGTTCACTCTGCGCAAGGTGATCTCCAACCGCATCTATGCGGAATATGAGGGCGAAGAGAGCAATTTCTACCCGGTCTCGCTGTCGAGCTCGACCGTGGTCTACAAGGGCATGTTCCTCGCCTATCAGGTCGGCGCCTATTACAAGGATCTAGCCGATCCGCGTTTCGAATCGGCCGTCGCTCTCGTGCACCAGCGCTTTTCCACCAACACCTTCCCGTCGTGGAAGCTGGCGCACCCCTATCGCATGGTCGCCCATAACGGAGAAATCAACACGCTGCGCGGCAACGTCAACTGGATGGCGGCGCGCCAGGCTTCGGTCTCTTCGCCGCTCTTCGGCGACGACATCTCCAAGCTCTGGCCGATTTCCTACGAAGGACAGTCGGACACCGCCTGCTTCGACAACGCGCTCGAATTCCTCGTGCGCGGTGGTTATTCCATGGCGCATGCCGTGATGATGCTGATCCCGGAAGCCTGGGCCGGCAACCAGTTGATGGCGGCGGAACGCAAGGCGTTCTACGAATATCATGCCGCCCTGATGGAGCCGTGGGATGGTCCGGCCGCTGTCGCCTTCACCGATGGCAAGCAGATCGGCGCGACGCTCGACCGCAACGGCCTGCGTCCGGCCCGCTATCTCGTCACCAACGACGATCGCGTCATCATGGCGTCCGAAGCCGGCGTTTTGCCGGTTGAGGAAGAAAAGATCATTCAGAAGTGGCGCCTGCAGCCGGGCAAGATGCTGCTCATCGATATGGAAAAGGGCCGGATCATCTCCGACGACGAGGTGAAGTCGGAGCTTGCGACCAAGCATCCCTATCGGAGCTGGCTCAACCGCACGCAGTTGATCCTCGAAGACTTGAAGCCGGTGGAGCCGCGGGCGCTGCGCCGCGACGTGTCGCTGCTCGATCGCCAGCAGGCTTTCGGCTACACGCTGGAAGACACCAAGATCCTGATGTCGCCGATGGCGACGACGGGGCAGGAGGCGATTGGCTCCATGGGCACGGACACGCCGATCTCGGCCATGTCCGACAAGCCGAAGCTGCTCTATACCTATTTCAAGCAGAACTTCGCGCAGGTCACCAACCCGCCGATCGACCCGATCCGCGAAGAGCTGGTGATGAGCCTCGTTTCCTTCATCGGTCCGCGCCCGAACCTGCTCGACCATACCGGCATGGCCAATGCCAAGCGGCTGGAAGTGCGTCAGCCGATCCTGACCAATGGCGATCTGGAAAAGATCCGCTCGATCGGTCATACGGAAGACCGTTTCGACACCAAGACGCTGGACTTCACCTATGATGTCGAGCGCGGTGCCGAAGGCATGCCGGAAATGCTGGACCGTCTCTGCGAGCGTGCGGAAGCGGCCGTTCGCGGCGGCTACAACATCATCGTGCTGTCCGACCGCCAGATCGGGCCGGACCGCATCGCGATCCCGGCGCTGCTGGCGACGGCGGCCGTTCACCATCACCTAATCCGCAAGGGGCTGCGCACGTCGGTCGGTATCGTCGTTGAAACCGGCGAGCCGCGCGAAGTGCACCATTTCTGCCTGCTCGCCGGCTATGGCGCCGAGGCAATCAACCCCTATCTCGCCTTCGACACGCTGCTCGACATGCATCAGCGCGGTGACTTCCCGAAGGAAGTCGATGCGAGCGAAGTCGTCTATCGCTATATCAAGGCGGTCGGCAAAGGCATCCTCAAGGTCATGTCGAAGATGGGCATTTCGACCTATCAGTCCTATTGCGGCGCGCAGATCTTCGATGCGATCGGCCTGCAGCAGGAACTGGTCGACAAGTACTTCTTCGGCACGGCGACGATGATCGAAGGCATCGGCCTCGAAACCATTGCCGAGGAAACCGTTGCCCGTCACAAGTCGGCTTTTGGCCGTGATCCGATCCTGGCAAGCACGCTCGATATCGGCGGCGAATATGCCTACCGTATGCGCGGTGAAAGCCATGCCTGGACGCCGGATGCTGTCGCCGCCCTTCAGCATGCCGTGCGCGGTAATGCTGCGGACCGCTATCGCGAGTTCTCGGAGATGGTCAACCAGTCGGCGCTCCGGATGAACACCATCCGCGGTCTCTTCAAGATCAAGGGTGCGGAAACACTCGGCCGCAAGCCGATCTCGGTCGACGAGGTCGAGCCCGCCGTCGATATCGTCAAGCGCTTCTCGACAGGCGCCATGTCCTTCGGCTCGATCAGCCGTGAGGCGCATACGACGCTGGCGATCGCCATGAACCGCATCGGCGGCAAGTCGAACACCGGCGAAGGCGGAGAAGAATCCGACCGCTACATGCCGCTCTTCGACGGTTCGCCGAACCCGGAACGCTCCGCCATCAAGCAGATCGCCTCCGGCCGCTTCGGTGTGACCACCGAATATCTGGTCAATGCCGACGTGCTGCAGATCAAGGTGGCGCAGGGTGCCAAGCCCGGCGAAGGCGGCCAGTTGCCCGGCCATAAGGTCGACGCCACCGTCGCCAAGACCCGCCATTCGACGCCGGGTGTGGGCCTGATCTCGCCGCCGCCGCACCATGATATCTACTCGATCGAAGATCTGGCGCAGCTCATCTTCGACCTGAAGAACGTCAACCCGACGTCTGATGTGTCGGTCAAGCTCGTCTCGGAAGTCGGTGTCGGCACCGTCGCCGCCGGCGTTGCCAAGGCGCGCGCCGATCACATCACCGTTGCCGGCTTCGACGGTGGTACGGGCGCTTCGCCGCTCACCTCGCTGAAGCATGCGGGTTCGCCCTGGGAAATCGGCCTTGCTGAGACACAGCAGACGCTGGTGCTGAACGGGTTGCGCTCACGCGTCGCCCTGCAGGTGGATGGCGGTCTGAAGACCGGCCGCGACGTCATCGTCGGCGCGCTGCTCGGCGCAGACGAATTCGGTTTCGCCACCGCGCCGTTGATTGCGGCCGGCTGCATCATGATGCGCAAGTGCCACCTCAACACCTGTCCAGTCGGCGTTGCGACGCAGGACCCGGTTCTGCGCAAGCGCTTCAAGGGCACGCCGGAGCATGTCATCAACTACTTCTTCTTCGTTGCGGAGGAAGTGCGCGAAATTCTCGCCTCGCTTGGCGCTACCAAGCTGGACGACATCATCGGCGCTTCGGAACTGCTGGAGAAGGATGATATGCTCGCCCATTGGAAGGCCAAGGGGCTCGACTTCAGCCGCATCTTCCACAAGGTCGATGCGCCGAAGGAAGACACCTATTGGACGACCGTGCAGAAGCACCCGATCGTCGACATTCTCGACCGCAAGCTGATCGAGAAGGCAGAGCCGGCGCTTGCCAGCAAGACGCCGGTCGCCTTCGAAGTCGACATCAAGAACGTCGACCGTTCGGCCGGTGCGATGCTGTCGGGCGCCGTCGCCAAGCGCTATGGTCACCGCGGCCTGAAGGATGACACGATCAACGTCACGCTGAGAGGCACGGCCGGCCAGTCCTTCGGCGCGTTCCTGGCGCGCGGCGTCACCTTCAACCTCATCGGTGACGGTAACGACTACGTCGGCAAGGGTCTTTCGGGTGGCCGCATCATCATCCGTCCGCCGGAAAACTCGCAGATCTCAGCCGAACATTCGATCATCGTCGGCAACACCGTGCTTTACGGCGCGACCGAAGGCGAATGCTACTTCCGTGGCGTCGCCGGTGAGCGTTTTGCGGTGCGCAACTCCGGCGCCATCACCGTCGTCGAAGGCGTGGGTGACCATGGCTGCGAATATATGACCGGCGGTGTCGTCGTCGTGCTCGGCGAAACCGGCCGCAACTTCGCAGCCGGTATGTCGGGCGGCGTCGCTTATGTGCTCGACGAGAAGGGCGATTTCGCCCGTCGCTGCAACATGGCGATGGTCGAGCTGGAACCGGTTCCGGAAGAGGATGAATTGCTGGAGAAGCTGCATCATCACGGCGGCGACCTCATGCACAAGGGACGCGTCGACGTCTCCGGTGACATGACCCGCCACGACGAAGAGCGCCTCTACCAGTTGATTTCGAACCATTTCCACTACACCGGCTCGACGCGGGCAAAGGAAATCCTCGATCACTGGGCCGACTACCGCCCGAAATTCCGCAAGGTCATGCCGGTTGAATACCGTCGTGCGCTGGAAGAGATGGAGCGTAGCCGGATGGGTGTGGCGGCGGAGTGA